A window of Bacteroidetes bacterium SB0662_bin_6 genomic DNA:
TTTCCACATGCACAATCACCTCGTTGCCCGCAAACACTTCGAGGGCCGTCGTAAAGGCCGCTTCCGACAAGGCATGGGTATCCATACCGATCAGGAGCGGGCCATCGATCCCGTTTGCGGCGCGCACCTCGGCGGTGGCCTGGCATATCGCGGCAATGTGGTCGTCGTTGAACGAACCTCCGGGCGAAGTACCCCGATGCCCCGACGTGCCGAACGCCACGCGCTGCCCCGGATCCCGGGGATCCGGCCTGACCGAAAAATAGGCGGCGATCAGCCGGGGAATGTTGACGAGGAGGTCAGAGGGAACCGGCTTCCCCGCAAGGGCATGGTGCGCCATGGTCGGGTAGAGCGAGAGCGTATGTGCGCCAGGAATACGTAGTGCCGGGCATAAGGTACGACAATGTTACGGATACTCTGATCAAAACCACTTCGCTCAGCGCTTCACTTTCGTGCGTGAAGCGCCCTTCGGGAGGCTGAGAGAAGCACGCTGGCCGCGTCATTCCTCATTATGTGGGGGCCTGCCACATTGCTTCGTCATTCCTTGCCAGCGCACTTCTCTCAGCCTCTGAGCTTTGTGGACTTAATTAGAGTATCCGTGCGGATACTCTTACCTTTCCGGAGGAACACGAAGCGCCTTCCCGAATGTATGAAGGCCGGTTGCGAAGCACAGAAAAAACGCAACGCGAACATACTAAAGGATAATCTGCGCGCCGCCCCCGCCGCGCATCGCAGAAAACGCCCACACGCCCCAACCCTATGCCCGGCAAACCGAAAATCCTTTGGGCGGACGACGAAATAGACCTCTTGCGTCCGCATATTCTCTTTCTGGAAACGAGGGGGTATGACGTCACCAGTGTGACGAACGGCGCCGACGCCATCGGACAGGCGGACCACACACGCTACGATGTGATCCTGCTGGACGAACAGATGCCGGGCATGGGAGGCATCGATATTCTCGAAGAACTCAAGCAGAAGGCCCCGGAAACACCCGTGGTCATGGTCACGAAAAGCGAAGAGGAACGCCTCATGGAAGAGGCGCTCGGCGGACAGATCAGCGATTATCTGACCAAGCCGGTCAACCCGAGCCAGATATTGCTCACCATCAAGCGGCTTCTCGATCATAACCGGCTTCGCACGGAAAAGGTCTCCCGCGATTATCTGCAGTCGTTCAACCGGATCACCCAGGCCCTCATGAACCCTCTCACGCACGCGGAGTGGGTGGACGTATACAGACAACTGGTGCATTACGACCTCGAACTGAAAGGCGACGAAGGCGCCCGGAAAATTCTCGAGGATCAGTACCGGGAAGCGAACCGGGCATTCGGCAGGTTCATCGAAGACGAGTATCCCTCATGGATTCATGCGCGCCCGGGCGAAGAACGCCCGACGCTCTCGCACGAAGTGATTCCGAGATACGTCTTTCCAAAAATGGGATCCGGGAAGCCGGTCATCTTTATGGTCATAGATTGTATGCGGTATGACCAGTGGCTGGAACTGGAAACGCTGTTGTACGACCTGTTCGATATAGAAAAGGAATTCTACTACTCGATCCTCCCCACGGCGACCCCGTATTCCCGCAACGCCATTTTCAGCGGCCTGTTGCCCGCGGACATTGCGAAACGCTACCGGACCATGTGGGAGAATGGAGAGGACGACGAACATAGCCGGAACCGCAACGAGGAGCAGTTTCTCCGGGACCTGATGAAACGGCATACGCTCGATCCCAGGATACGCTACGAAAAACTGGTCAAGTCGCGGGAGGGGCACGAATTCGCCCGGCAGACGGATGCATTCGTGTCGCAGGACCTTAGCGCCATCGTGATCAATTTCGTGGATATTCTGGCGCACAGCCGGTCCGATTCGGATGTGCTCAAGGAAATCGCCCCGGACGAGCGGGCGTACCGGGCCCTGACGCGCACCTGGTTCGAACATTCCTGGCTGTACCAGGCCTTTGCCGAATTTGCCCGCACGGAATGCACTATCGTGGTGACGACCGATCACGGAGCCATCCGGAGCCTGCGTTCCACCAAAGTCCATGGCGACCGGAATACCTCCACGGCGCTGCGCTACAAGTATGGCCGCAA
This region includes:
- a CDS encoding response regulator, giving the protein MPGKPKILWADDEIDLLRPHILFLETRGYDVTSVTNGADAIGQADHTRYDVILLDEQMPGMGGIDILEELKQKAPETPVVMVTKSEEERLMEEALGGQISDYLTKPVNPSQILLTIKRLLDHNRLRTEKVSRDYLQSFNRITQALMNPLTHAEWVDVYRQLVHYDLELKGDEGARKILEDQYREANRAFGRFIEDEYPSWIHARPGEERPTLSHEVIPRYVFPKMGSGKPVIFMVIDCMRYDQWLELETLLYDLFDIEKEFYYSILPTATPYSRNAIFSGLLPADIAKRYRTMWENGEDDEHSRNRNEEQFLRDLMKRHTLDPRIRYEKLVKSREGHEFARQTDAFVSQDLSAIVINFVDILAHSRSDSDVLKEIAPDERAYRALTRTWFEHSWLYQAFAEFARTECTIVVTTDHGAIRSLRSTKVHGDRNTSTALRYKYGRNVKCNGKHAILVENPEAYGLPKNEANTNYIIAKEDYYFVYPTNFHHYQNLYRDTMQHGGASLEEMVLPVVTLRPKA